From one Halosimplex rubrum genomic stretch:
- a CDS encoding archaea-specific SMC-related protein encodes MDGDAGADGPDSADTPDGADRDSADTSDIADTTEVADAADAVDPGPDGSNGDRTRPAPDAGAGTASLSVRNVGGIEATAVDLGPGVTVLAGRNATNRSSFLRAIRAVLGGEARPLRRGADSGRVELTVDGETYTRRFERAGDGVAATGDPYLADPGPAETYAVLLEDNDVRRAVRAGDDLANVVMRPVDTDAIEAEIERLTAEKRRVDDDLADLEGVGDERANLSAERRRLEGEIEGLESDLADLEAEIEAADASLDDGIERDERLEERLDELRDARTDLESVIEDLDAERDTIAAVERERDEIESDLTAVSPVDEAELDALADDIATLRERKRRLDGDVSALQGIVRFNESQLEEGLLGELGEIRRDGADLAGDDGFAGDGAAGSASSDGEGHVTDRLSGTERVTCWTCGSTVDRAAIEGTLDRLRDLRERTLGRRRDLTARIDRLAARRERLERRRERRADLRAERDRVESELARREERIGDLERRRRELNERVQNLEATVEDLRTEDYADLLDLHRRANERQVELEQRRSDLAAVESELDALDERLDDRDRLETRREELQSDLVECRTRLDRTAAEAVATFNEHADALVDALDYDNVARVRLTRTTGTDRSGADVGRFDLRVVREGDEGAFEDSPANLSESEREVVGLVLALAGYLVHDVHERCPFLLLDSLEAIDAERIADLVDYFADYATYLVVALLEADATAVGTAHDRVTEI; translated from the coding sequence ATGGACGGTGACGCTGGGGCGGACGGCCCCGACAGCGCCGATACCCCCGACGGCGCGGACCGCGATTCCGCCGATACCTCCGACATCGCCGACACCACCGAGGTCGCCGACGCCGCCGACGCCGTCGATCCCGGTCCGGACGGGTCGAACGGCGACCGGACGCGGCCGGCGCCCGACGCCGGAGCGGGAACCGCGTCGCTCTCGGTCCGGAACGTCGGTGGCATCGAGGCGACGGCGGTCGATCTCGGCCCGGGCGTGACGGTGCTGGCCGGCCGCAACGCGACCAACAGGTCGTCGTTCCTGCGGGCGATCCGGGCGGTACTCGGCGGCGAGGCGAGGCCGTTGCGGCGCGGCGCCGACTCGGGCCGCGTCGAGCTGACCGTCGACGGAGAGACCTACACCAGACGGTTCGAGCGGGCCGGTGACGGGGTGGCCGCGACGGGTGACCCGTATCTCGCCGACCCAGGCCCGGCCGAGACCTACGCCGTGTTGCTCGAGGACAACGACGTTCGACGGGCGGTCAGGGCGGGCGACGACCTCGCCAACGTGGTCATGCGACCGGTCGACACCGACGCGATCGAGGCGGAGATCGAGCGGCTGACCGCCGAGAAGCGACGGGTCGACGACGACCTGGCGGACCTGGAGGGCGTCGGCGACGAGCGGGCGAACCTGTCCGCCGAGCGGCGCCGTCTCGAGGGCGAGATCGAGGGGCTCGAATCGGACCTCGCCGACCTGGAGGCGGAGATCGAGGCGGCCGACGCCTCGCTGGACGACGGTATCGAGCGCGACGAGCGCCTGGAGGAGCGGCTCGACGAGCTTCGGGACGCCCGGACGGACCTCGAATCGGTGATCGAGGACCTGGACGCCGAGCGGGACACGATCGCGGCGGTCGAGCGCGAGCGCGACGAGATCGAGAGCGACCTGACGGCGGTGTCGCCCGTCGACGAGGCCGAACTCGACGCGCTGGCCGACGACATCGCGACGCTACGCGAACGCAAGCGTCGACTCGACGGCGACGTGAGCGCCCTCCAGGGGATCGTCCGGTTCAACGAGAGCCAGCTCGAGGAGGGCCTCCTCGGCGAACTCGGCGAGATCCGCCGGGACGGTGCGGATCTGGCCGGTGACGACGGCTTCGCGGGTGACGGCGCCGCGGGATCCGCGTCGAGCGACGGGGAGGGTCACGTGACCGACCGGCTGTCGGGGACCGAGCGGGTCACCTGCTGGACGTGCGGGTCGACCGTCGACCGCGCGGCGATCGAGGGGACGCTCGACCGGTTGCGCGACCTCAGGGAGCGGACGCTCGGGCGGCGTCGCGACCTGACCGCCCGGATCGACAGGCTCGCCGCCCGTCGCGAGCGGCTGGAGCGACGGCGCGAGCGGCGGGCGGACCTGCGGGCCGAGCGCGACCGCGTCGAGTCCGAACTCGCGCGCCGCGAGGAGCGCATCGGCGACCTCGAACGGCGGCGTCGGGAGCTGAACGAGCGCGTGCAGAACCTGGAGGCGACGGTCGAGGACCTGCGGACCGAGGACTACGCGGATCTCCTGGACCTGCACCGGCGGGCCAACGAGCGCCAGGTCGAGCTCGAACAGCGGCGGTCGGACCTGGCCGCCGTCGAGTCGGAGCTGGACGCCCTCGACGAGCGCCTCGACGACCGGGACCGACTCGAGACCCGCCGCGAGGAACTGCAGTCCGACCTCGTGGAGTGCCGGACGCGACTCGACCGGACCGCGGCCGAGGCCGTCGCGACGTTCAACGAACACGCCGACGCGCTGGTCGACGCCCTCGACTACGACAACGTCGCCCGCGTGCGCCTGACGCGGACCACCGGCACCGACCGGTCGGGCGCCGACGTGGGGCGGTTCGACCTCCGCGTCGTCCGCGAGGGCGACGAGGGCGCCTTCGAGGACTCCCCGGCGAACCTCAGCGAGAGCGAGCGGGAGGTCGTCGGGCTCGTCCTGGCGCTCGCCGGCTACCTCGTCCACGACGTACACGAGCGGTGCCCGTTCCTCCTGCTGGACTCGCTGGAGGCCATCGACGCCGAGCGGATCGCCGACCTGGTCGACTACTTCGCCGACTACGCGACGTACCTCGTCGTCGCACTGCTCGAAGCCGACGCGACGGCCGTCGGGACGGCCCACGACCGCGTCACGGAAATCTAG
- the rdfA gene encoding rod-determining factor RdfA, with product MGSDDAPAGRRSKVERLVAAYGLEEMGDRLVDSWTGSNGSRTSLRDLADEFNRAVLRSAMRRADRNPTEHAVADAYETLTGDDVSEGRKAEMRNDLARAGVDVDALVGDFVSHQAVHTYLTEVRDATPPESTTDPIDTDIGTLQRLLGRTATVAEGTLARHRDADRVTLGEFDVFLDVRVLCHDCGADRDAVALLRNGGCACEPDDDGAR from the coding sequence ATGGGGTCGGACGACGCGCCAGCGGGCAGACGGAGCAAGGTCGAACGGCTCGTCGCGGCGTACGGGCTCGAGGAGATGGGTGACAGACTCGTCGACAGCTGGACGGGCTCGAACGGGTCGCGGACGAGTCTCAGGGACCTGGCCGACGAGTTCAACAGGGCCGTCCTGCGGTCGGCCATGCGCCGCGCCGACCGCAACCCGACCGAACACGCGGTCGCCGACGCCTACGAGACGCTGACCGGCGACGACGTGAGCGAGGGGCGCAAGGCCGAGATGCGAAACGACCTCGCCCGCGCGGGCGTCGATGTGGACGCGCTCGTCGGGGACTTCGTCTCCCATCAGGCCGTCCACACCTACCTCACGGAGGTCAGGGACGCCACGCCACCGGAGTCGACGACGGACCCGATCGACACCGACATCGGGACGCTCCAGCGGCTCCTCGGGCGGACCGCCACCGTCGCCGAGGGGACGCTCGCCCGACACCGCGACGCCGACCGGGTGACCCTCGGGGAGTTCGACGTGTTCCTCGACGTCCGGGTCCTCTGTCACGACTGCGGCGCCGACCGCGACGCCGTCGCGCTGCTCCGCAACGGCGGCTGTGCGTGCGAGCCCGACGACGACGGCGCTCGCTGA
- a CDS encoding alpha-D-ribose 1-methylphosphonate 5-triphosphate diphosphatase: MSERTERLVVEGGTVVTPEAAFDGGRVVVEGDRIVAVESTERTDGDDRATTDGERDGGPTVRHLDATGEVVLPGLVDLHGDEVERYRFPRSGERVDAATALATADRLALAAGVTTKFDAIAFEDAPEKNRSIEGATELLEAVATGADLVADHRVHARCEVTDPASVAVVGDLVERPAVDIASLMAHAPGRGQFEDETAFASRYADGRGAAADEAARAGAERRAVPETTVRERVADLAEELSAADVLVASHDDADPAAVEHALDHGVDLCEYPVSLAAAGRASERGAATAMGAPNLVRGGSLWGNLDARAAIDAGVVDLLCSDYRPQALLASVFVDTGEPLARRAARVTSEPARVAGLDDRGELAPGARADLVAVDPDPVPTVTRAVVAGREVYRCGR; encoded by the coding sequence ATGAGCGAACGGACCGAACGTCTGGTCGTCGAGGGCGGGACCGTGGTCACCCCCGAAGCCGCGTTCGACGGCGGCCGCGTCGTCGTCGAAGGCGACCGGATCGTCGCTGTCGAGTCGACCGAACGCACCGACGGGGACGACCGAGCGACGACCGACGGCGAGCGCGACGGCGGGCCGACCGTGCGACACCTCGACGCCACCGGCGAGGTCGTCCTCCCGGGGCTGGTCGACCTCCACGGCGACGAGGTGGAGCGCTACCGCTTCCCGCGGTCGGGCGAACGCGTCGACGCGGCGACCGCGCTGGCGACGGCCGACCGGCTGGCGCTGGCGGCCGGCGTCACCACCAAGTTCGACGCCATCGCCTTCGAGGACGCCCCGGAGAAAAACAGGTCGATCGAGGGCGCGACCGAGCTCCTGGAGGCCGTCGCGACGGGGGCGGATCTCGTGGCCGACCACCGCGTCCACGCCCGCTGTGAGGTCACCGACCCGGCCTCGGTCGCGGTCGTCGGCGACCTGGTCGAGCGGCCGGCCGTCGACATCGCGTCGCTGATGGCGCACGCGCCGGGCCGCGGCCAGTTCGAGGACGAGACGGCGTTCGCCAGCCGCTACGCCGACGGCCGCGGCGCCGCCGCCGACGAGGCCGCCCGGGCCGGTGCGGAGCGGCGCGCCGTCCCGGAGACGACCGTCAGAGAGCGGGTCGCCGACCTGGCCGAGGAGCTGTCGGCGGCGGACGTGCTGGTCGCCTCCCACGACGACGCCGACCCCGCGGCCGTCGAGCACGCGCTCGACCACGGCGTCGACCTGTGTGAGTACCCGGTGTCGCTCGCCGCCGCCGGCCGGGCGAGCGAGCGCGGCGCCGCGACCGCGATGGGCGCGCCGAACCTCGTCCGCGGCGGGAGCCTCTGGGGCAACCTCGACGCGCGCGCGGCGATCGACGCCGGCGTCGTCGATCTGCTGTGTTCCGACTACCGCCCCCAGGCGCTCCTGGCCTCGGTGTTCGTCGACACCGGCGAGCCCCTCGCCCGCCGCGCGGCCCGGGTCACGAGCGAACCCGCCCGCGTCGCCGGCCTCGACGACCGGGGCGAGCTCGCGCCGGGCGCGCGCGCCGACCTGGTCGCCGTCGACCCCGACCCGGTGCCGACCGTGACCCGCGCCGTCGTCG